In a genomic window of Bradyrhizobium ontarionense:
- a CDS encoding ABC transporter substrate-binding protein, giving the protein MTPFKSTAAAVVLMLGAALATPALAQKKYDTGATDTEIKIGQTNPSSGPASAFGAIGKAEAAYIRMINEQGGVNGRKINLIQYDDAYSPPKTVEQVRRLVESDEVLTTFQIIGTPPNAAVHKYLNSKGVPQLLAGSGASRFTDPKNFPWTISANPNYQSEAHIYAKYILESHPDAKIGILYQNDDLGKDYVKGLKDGLGAKAGTMIVKELSYELSDPTVDSQMVTLKASGADLFYNMSTPKFAAQSIRKAAELGWKPVHILEVNASAVGQVLVPAGVENAKDIISVAYGKDPLDPQWANDEGMKRYKAFMAKYAPGEDANSGFATYGYSTAALLVHILKQCGDELTRANIMKQATNIKGFVPDLGLPGMSITTSPDDWRINKQFQMMKFDGQRWVLSGPILTDDFKAD; this is encoded by the coding sequence ATGACACCGTTCAAGTCGACGGCCGCTGCCGTCGTGCTGATGCTCGGCGCCGCGCTTGCAACACCCGCGCTGGCGCAGAAGAAATACGACACCGGCGCAACCGACACCGAGATCAAGATCGGCCAGACGAATCCATCGAGCGGGCCGGCTTCCGCCTTTGGCGCCATCGGCAAGGCGGAGGCCGCCTATATCCGCATGATCAACGAGCAGGGCGGGGTCAACGGGCGCAAGATCAACCTCATCCAGTACGACGACGCCTATAGTCCGCCGAAGACGGTCGAGCAGGTGCGCAGGCTGGTCGAAAGCGATGAGGTGCTCACCACGTTCCAGATCATCGGGACGCCGCCGAACGCCGCGGTCCATAAATATCTGAACAGCAAGGGTGTCCCGCAGCTCCTGGCGGGAAGCGGAGCGTCACGCTTCACCGACCCGAAGAACTTTCCGTGGACGATCTCCGCCAATCCCAACTACCAGTCGGAAGCGCACATCTACGCAAAGTACATTCTGGAGAGCCACCCGGACGCGAAGATCGGCATCCTCTATCAGAACGACGACCTCGGAAAGGACTACGTCAAGGGCCTGAAGGACGGCCTCGGCGCCAAGGCCGGCACGATGATCGTCAAGGAGCTGTCCTACGAGCTCTCCGACCCGACGGTCGATTCCCAGATGGTGACGCTGAAAGCGTCGGGCGCCGATCTCTTCTACAACATGTCGACGCCGAAATTCGCCGCGCAATCGATCAGGAAGGCCGCCGAGCTCGGCTGGAAGCCCGTGCACATCCTGGAGGTCAACGCGTCGGCCGTGGGGCAGGTGCTTGTCCCGGCAGGCGTCGAGAACGCCAAGGACATCATCTCGGTCGCCTACGGCAAGGACCCGCTCGATCCGCAATGGGCGAATGACGAAGGCATGAAGCGCTACAAGGCTTTCATGGCGAAATACGCACCCGGCGAGGACGCCAACAGCGGCTTCGCCACCTATGGCTACTCGACGGCTGCGTTGCTCGTCCACATCCTGAAGCAATGCGGCGACGAGCTGACGCGTGCCAACATCATGAAGCAGGCGACCAACATCAAGGGCTTCGTTCCCGATCTGGGGCTGCCCGGGATGTCGATTACGACGAGCCCTGATGATTGGCGCATCAACAAGCAATTTCAGATGATGAAATTCGATGGGCAGCGCTGGGTTCTGTCCGGGCCGATTCTGACGGACGACTTCAAGGCGGACTGA
- a CDS encoding serine hydrolase domain-containing protein, with translation MTSDVLRPLGGFDPAKLAMVGFALRDFVDRGELAGIVVLTSRGGEIVQSEAIGWSDLETTTPMRSDTLFRIASMTKPITSVAALMLVEQGRMTLEDPISRWIPELAEVSVLRDAAGPLDDTVPALRAITIEDLLTHRSGLAYAFFSEGLLKGAYEAALGDPAMNRSTPDAWLAALGTLPLAYQPGERFHYGHSTDVLGFLIGRVEDKPFRQVLQERIFTPLGMTDTDFWLPHDKRSRLASLYRYDEAAGRLAKVQPEMYDAPPAYTPGGGGLISSAPDYHRFARMLLEEGILDGVRLLRPETVRLMRTNRLTDEQRRVPFAGMPLWQKSGFGLGLSIAEDPVDNPYACGAPGSITWPGIFGTWWQADPVNDVIMIYLIQHQVPVSAGSGATIATGRGAAGRRALPMYQAGTYAALRHRAACAEGEA, from the coding sequence ATGACGAGTGATGTTCTCCGCCCTCTCGGCGGATTCGATCCTGCCAAGCTGGCCATGGTTGGCTTCGCTCTCCGTGACTTCGTCGATCGCGGTGAGCTCGCAGGGATCGTGGTGCTGACTTCGCGGGGTGGCGAGATCGTTCAGAGCGAGGCGATCGGCTGGAGCGATCTCGAGACAACGACGCCGATGCGCTCCGACACCCTGTTCCGCATCGCCTCCATGACCAAGCCGATCACCTCGGTGGCCGCGCTGATGCTGGTCGAGCAAGGCAGGATGACCCTGGAGGACCCGATCTCGCGCTGGATTCCGGAGCTCGCCGAGGTCAGCGTGCTGCGCGACGCCGCAGGGCCACTCGACGACACGGTGCCCGCGCTGCGCGCGATCACCATCGAGGATCTGCTCACGCATCGCTCAGGGCTCGCCTACGCCTTCTTCTCGGAAGGCCTGCTGAAGGGCGCCTATGAGGCGGCGCTTGGCGACCCCGCGATGAACCGGTCAACGCCGGACGCGTGGCTGGCCGCGCTCGGCACGCTGCCGCTGGCCTACCAGCCGGGGGAGCGGTTCCATTACGGTCATTCGACGGACGTGCTGGGCTTCCTGATCGGCCGGGTCGAGGACAAGCCGTTCCGGCAGGTCCTGCAGGAGCGGATCTTCACGCCGCTCGGCATGACCGACACCGACTTCTGGCTTCCGCACGACAAGCGCAGCAGGCTCGCGAGCCTGTACAGATATGACGAGGCGGCAGGACGGCTCGCGAAGGTCCAGCCTGAGATGTATGACGCGCCACCGGCCTATACGCCGGGTGGTGGCGGGCTGATCTCATCCGCCCCCGACTATCATCGGTTCGCGCGCATGCTGCTCGAAGAGGGCATCCTCGATGGCGTCCGATTGCTTCGACCCGAGACCGTCCGGCTGATGCGGACGAACCGGCTCACCGACGAACAACGCAGGGTGCCCTTTGCCGGCATGCCGCTTTGGCAGAAATCCGGCTTCGGGCTCGGTCTCTCGATAGCGGAGGATCCGGTCGACAACCCTTATGCTTGTGGTGCCCCTGGCTCGATCACCTGGCCGGGCATCTTTGGAACCTGGTGGCAGGCCGACCCTGTCAACGACGTGATCATGATTTACCTGATCCAGCATCAAGTGCCGGTTTCGGCAGGTTCAGGAGCAACAATCGCGACCGGCCGCGGCGCCGCTGGCCGCCGCGCACTGCCCATGTACCAAGCTGGAACTTATGCGGCGCTGCGGCACAGGGCCGCGTGCGCAGAGGGCGAGGCATGA
- a CDS encoding branched-chain amino acid ABC transporter substrate-binding protein, producing the protein MRKLTLAIALIVPMFGQVAAAEDTVKIGYIDPLSGGGASIGEGGLKTFQYLADELNAKGGILGHKVEIVPFDNKTNPQETLVQAQKAIDAGVRFITQGNGSSVGLALEDFVNKNNTRNPGKEVLYFNYAAVDPSMTNEKCSYWHFRWDASSEIKMEALTNYLKDIASIKKVYLINQDYSFGQSVRSDARKMLAAKRPDVEIVGDELHPLLKITDFSPYIAKIKASGADSVITGNWGQDIALLLKAAADAGLKVNWYTYYAGGAGGPTAIKQTGLDHQVFQLTEGFANTGHQAAMDYEKAFRAKANMSLWYPRAVNEMRMFKIAAEKANSIDPVKVAAALEDLKFDVLDGGTGLMRKDDHQFFQPIYISSFGKLAANEPFDEENTGWGWHLVSRVDTPQAMVSTTCKMARP; encoded by the coding sequence ATGCGCAAGTTAACTCTAGCCATCGCCCTGATCGTCCCGATGTTCGGTCAGGTTGCGGCGGCCGAGGACACCGTCAAGATCGGATATATCGATCCGCTGTCCGGAGGCGGAGCCAGCATCGGCGAGGGCGGCCTGAAGACGTTCCAGTATCTGGCCGACGAGCTCAATGCCAAGGGCGGCATCCTCGGCCACAAGGTCGAGATCGTGCCGTTCGACAACAAGACCAATCCACAGGAAACCCTGGTGCAGGCGCAGAAGGCGATCGACGCCGGCGTTCGCTTCATCACGCAAGGCAATGGATCGTCCGTCGGTCTGGCCCTGGAGGATTTCGTCAACAAGAACAACACGCGCAACCCCGGCAAGGAAGTGCTCTACTTCAACTATGCCGCGGTCGATCCGAGCATGACCAACGAGAAGTGCAGCTACTGGCATTTCCGCTGGGACGCCAGCTCGGAAATCAAGATGGAGGCGTTGACCAACTACCTCAAGGACATCGCTTCGATCAAGAAGGTGTACCTGATCAATCAGGATTACTCGTTTGGCCAGTCGGTGCGGAGCGATGCGCGCAAGATGCTGGCAGCCAAGCGGCCCGACGTCGAGATCGTCGGTGACGAGCTGCACCCGCTGCTGAAGATCACGGATTTCTCGCCCTATATCGCCAAGATCAAGGCATCCGGCGCCGACAGTGTCATCACCGGCAATTGGGGCCAGGATATCGCGCTGCTGCTCAAGGCCGCCGCGGACGCCGGCCTGAAGGTCAATTGGTATACCTACTACGCTGGCGGCGCCGGCGGCCCGACCGCGATCAAGCAGACCGGTCTCGATCACCAGGTTTTCCAGCTGACCGAGGGCTTTGCCAACACAGGCCATCAGGCCGCGATGGATTACGAGAAGGCCTTCCGTGCCAAGGCGAACATGTCGCTCTGGTATCCGCGTGCGGTGAACGAGATGCGCATGTTCAAGATTGCCGCCGAAAAGGCCAACTCCATCGACCCGGTGAAGGTTGCCGCCGCACTCGAGGATCTGAAATTCGACGTCCTCGATGGCGGCACAGGCCTCATGCGCAAGGATGACCATCAGTTCTTCCAGCCGATCTACATTTCGTCTTTCGGCAAGCTCGCCGCGAACGAACCGTTCGACGAGGAGAACACCGGTTGGGGCTGGCATCTGGTTTCCAGGGTCGATACGCCGCAGGCCATGGTTTCCACGACCTGCAAGATGGCACGGCCGTAA
- a CDS encoding branched-chain amino acid ABC transporter permease, whose translation MLDLIVISTLNGVLFGMLLFLLSSGLTVIFSMMGVLNFAHASFYMLGAFFGFQLTKWIGFWPALVLAPLLVGAIGMAVERYGLRNTHRHGHVAELLLTFGLAFAIEEIVSMIWGRSPVDYRVPALLDFPAFTVFSTNYPAYKIFMLAVSIVIFVVLLIVLRRTRVGLIVQAALTHPHMVGHLGHNVGRVFMAVFGVGSALAGLAGVIAGPALVTQSDMAASLGPILFVVIVFGGLGSLPGAFIASLVIGLVQTFAVAINGSLASAFGPLDPAAGPSVLGDIWNVSVAQVAPIIPYLLLVVVLIVRPVGLMGTRES comes from the coding sequence GTGCTTGATCTCATTGTCATATCGACCCTGAACGGTGTGCTGTTCGGCATGCTGCTGTTCCTGTTGTCGAGCGGTCTGACAGTCATCTTCTCGATGATGGGCGTGCTCAACTTCGCCCATGCGAGCTTCTATATGCTCGGCGCCTTCTTCGGCTTTCAGCTGACGAAGTGGATCGGCTTCTGGCCGGCGCTGGTGCTCGCGCCGCTCCTGGTGGGCGCCATCGGAATGGCCGTCGAGCGCTATGGCCTGCGCAATACGCATCGACACGGCCATGTTGCCGAACTGCTGCTGACCTTCGGACTTGCATTTGCGATCGAGGAGATCGTGTCGATGATCTGGGGCCGGAGCCCGGTCGACTATCGCGTGCCGGCGTTGCTCGACTTTCCGGCCTTCACCGTGTTTTCGACCAATTATCCAGCCTACAAGATCTTCATGCTGGCCGTGTCGATCGTGATTTTCGTGGTGCTGCTGATCGTGCTCAGGCGCACCCGGGTCGGCCTCATCGTGCAGGCGGCGTTGACCCATCCCCATATGGTGGGGCATCTCGGTCACAATGTCGGGCGGGTGTTCATGGCCGTGTTCGGCGTCGGCAGCGCGCTGGCGGGCCTTGCCGGCGTGATTGCCGGCCCCGCCTTGGTGACGCAGTCCGACATGGCGGCGTCGCTCGGGCCCATCCTGTTCGTGGTCATCGTATTCGGCGGCCTCGGCTCCCTGCCTGGGGCCTTCATCGCCTCGCTGGTCATCGGGCTGGTGCAGACCTTTGCGGTCGCGATCAACGGCTCGCTGGCGAGCGCGTTCGGTCCGCTCGATCCGGCGGCGGGACCATCGGTGCTCGGCGACATCTGGAACGTCTCGGTCGCCCAGGTCGCACCGATCATTCCTTATCTGCTGCTGGTCGTCGTTCTGATCGTGCGCCCCGTCGGCCTGATGGGGACGCGCGAGTCATGA
- a CDS encoding branched-chain amino acid ABC transporter permease, whose protein sequence is MTAATSSTPSVSAKPAGEHLRFYAVWLIGVIVLIVLPLLFPSGGSLTTFSLIGIAIVFALSYNILLGQTGLLSFGHAVQYGLGGFAACHMMNAVVSHSLPIPLPFIPLFGGLGGLAFAIIIGWVMTKRAGTVFAMISLGIGELVASSSLILRSVFGGEAGITTDRTALPRMFGWTFGPQLQVYYLIAFWLVISAIAMYALTRTPLGRISNAVRDNPERVQFIGYDPHVVRYLAFCFAGFFAGIAGGLAAISFEIANSAYLGAIQSGLVLFATFIGGTAYFFGPILGAALVTYLQLGLTNVTSVWQLYFGIIFIGIVMFAPGGIAGILMMHRPLARAGTLWSVLPSYLVAIVPTAALVCGVILTIETIARYPGGESNPINLFGIAFNPTSPATWITAAVLLSGGFVVARLTWQRIAQAWDRAASAAREREDQA, encoded by the coding sequence ATGACCGCAGCAACGAGTTCGACGCCGAGCGTCTCGGCGAAGCCCGCGGGCGAGCACCTGCGCTTCTACGCCGTCTGGCTGATCGGCGTCATCGTCCTGATCGTGCTGCCGCTGCTGTTTCCGTCGGGCGGCTCGCTGACGACCTTCAGCCTGATCGGGATCGCGATCGTGTTCGCGCTCTCGTACAACATCCTGCTGGGCCAGACCGGGCTGCTGTCGTTCGGTCACGCCGTTCAATACGGCCTCGGCGGCTTCGCCGCGTGCCATATGATGAATGCGGTCGTCTCTCACAGTTTGCCGATTCCGCTCCCGTTCATCCCGCTGTTCGGCGGCCTCGGTGGCCTCGCTTTCGCGATCATCATCGGGTGGGTCATGACCAAGCGCGCCGGCACGGTGTTCGCGATGATCTCGCTTGGTATCGGCGAGCTGGTGGCATCATCGTCGCTGATCCTGCGCTCGGTATTCGGCGGCGAAGCCGGCATCACCACGGACCGCACCGCATTGCCGCGCATGTTCGGCTGGACGTTCGGGCCGCAGCTCCAAGTCTACTATCTGATCGCATTCTGGCTGGTGATCTCAGCCATCGCGATGTACGCGCTGACCCGGACTCCGCTCGGACGGATCAGCAACGCCGTCCGCGACAACCCTGAGCGCGTGCAGTTCATCGGCTATGATCCCCACGTCGTCCGCTACCTCGCGTTTTGCTTTGCCGGGTTCTTCGCCGGCATCGCCGGCGGACTGGCGGCGATCAGTTTCGAGATTGCAAACTCTGCCTATCTGGGGGCGATACAGTCCGGCCTCGTGCTGTTCGCGACCTTCATCGGTGGCACCGCCTACTTCTTCGGACCGATCCTCGGCGCGGCCCTGGTGACGTATCTGCAGCTCGGACTGACCAACGTCACCAGCGTGTGGCAGCTCTATTTCGGCATCATCTTCATCGGCATCGTGATGTTCGCGCCCGGCGGCATCGCCGGAATCCTGATGATGCACAGGCCGCTGGCGCGCGCTGGAACATTGTGGTCCGTGCTTCCGTCCTATCTCGTCGCAATCGTGCCGACCGCGGCGCTCGTCTGCGGCGTCATCCTGACCATCGAGACGATCGCGCGCTATCCCGGGGGGGAGAGCAACCCCATCAACCTGTTTGGCATCGCCTTCAATCCGACATCGCCGGCGACGTGGATCACCGCTGCGGTTCTCCTTTCCGGCGGCTTCGTCGTCGCGCGACTGACCTGGCAGCGCATCGCCCAGGCGTGGGATCGCGCCGCCAGTGCCGCGCGTGAGCGGGAGGATCAGGCATGA
- a CDS encoding ABC transporter ATP-binding protein → MTAAIEVRAVEKRFGNIGIIHDLNLSVAQGERHAIIGPNGAGKSTTFNLISGHIRPTSGEVRLNGNVISGLQPFEINRRGLSRSFQVTNVFARMTVWENVRCAVLWATGHRYAFWKNVDSLPEVRERTAHILEDIHLTHRRDVPAGLLTYAEQRELEIGITIASGATVIMLDEPTAGMSHAETERAVSLIRRLTEGRTLVIVEHDMSVVFGLADRISVLVYGRIIASGTPEEIRRDPKVKEAYLGQEAH, encoded by the coding sequence ATGACCGCAGCCATCGAAGTCCGCGCCGTCGAAAAGCGCTTTGGCAATATCGGTATCATCCACGACCTCAACCTCAGTGTTGCGCAAGGCGAGCGACATGCCATCATCGGCCCGAATGGCGCCGGCAAGTCCACCACGTTCAACCTGATCAGCGGCCATATCAGGCCGACCTCGGGCGAGGTGAGGTTGAACGGGAACGTGATCTCCGGCCTGCAACCGTTCGAGATCAACCGGCGTGGCCTGTCGCGCTCGTTCCAGGTCACCAACGTGTTCGCCCGCATGACCGTATGGGAGAATGTTCGTTGTGCGGTGCTGTGGGCGACCGGGCACCGCTACGCGTTCTGGAAGAACGTGGACAGCCTGCCCGAGGTGCGCGAGCGCACCGCGCATATTCTCGAGGATATCCATCTGACCCACCGACGCGACGTTCCGGCGGGCCTGTTGACCTATGCCGAGCAGCGCGAGCTGGAGATCGGCATCACCATCGCGAGCGGCGCCACGGTCATCATGCTCGACGAGCCGACCGCAGGGATGAGCCACGCCGAGACCGAGCGCGCGGTGTCCCTGATCCGGCGGCTGACCGAGGGCAGAACGCTCGTCATCGTCGAGCACGATATGAGCGTCGTGTTCGGCCTGGCGGATCGCATCTCGGTGCTGGTCTACGGACGCATCATTGCGTCTGGTACGCCTGAGGAGATCCGGCGGGATCCCAAGGTGAAAGAAGCCTATCTCGGCCAGGAAGCGCACTGA
- a CDS encoding ABC transporter ATP-binding protein, with the protein MLEVRNLHAYYGKSHILQGVDLDVAAGEVVSLLGRNGVGRSTTVKAIMGEVHPQGTIRFKGKDIAGLPSYQIARLGLGYVPEHRDIFPSLTVRQNLLLGIKDTRRPGKWRLQDMLDMFPNLAARADTPAGVLSGGEKQMLTTCRTLMGDPDLIMIDEPTEGLAPLIVQQVGDLIARISQAGVAILLVEQKLSIAMRISKRVYIMGHGRVVFEGTPDQLKANAAVRQEWLEV; encoded by the coding sequence ATGCTTGAGGTCAGGAATCTTCACGCCTACTACGGCAAGAGCCACATTCTTCAGGGCGTCGATCTCGATGTCGCCGCCGGCGAAGTCGTGAGTCTGCTGGGCCGCAATGGCGTCGGCCGTTCCACGACGGTCAAGGCGATCATGGGGGAAGTCCATCCGCAGGGCACCATCCGCTTCAAGGGCAAGGACATTGCGGGTCTCCCCAGTTACCAGATCGCGCGCCTCGGCCTCGGCTACGTTCCCGAGCATCGCGACATTTTTCCGAGCTTGACCGTCCGGCAAAATCTCCTGCTCGGGATCAAGGATACGCGTCGTCCGGGCAAGTGGCGGCTTCAGGACATGCTCGATATGTTTCCCAATCTCGCCGCGCGTGCCGATACGCCCGCAGGCGTGCTTTCCGGAGGCGAGAAGCAGATGCTCACGACCTGCCGCACGCTGATGGGCGATCCCGACCTCATCATGATTGATGAGCCGACGGAAGGTCTCGCGCCGCTGATCGTGCAGCAAGTGGGGGATCTCATCGCACGCATCTCGCAAGCCGGCGTCGCAATTCTGCTCGTCGAGCAGAAGCTGTCGATCGCGATGCGGATCTCGAAACGTGTCTACATCATGGGGCACGGTCGCGTGGTGTTCGAGGGCACGCCGGATCAGCTCAAGGCGAATGCCGCGGTACGGCAAGAGTGGCTCGAGGTCTGA
- a CDS encoding sensor histidine kinase, with protein sequence MIDERSSGGSDLPPGVIFRTPDQDLPAAELTDYRLRELQLRKTLAKSEALLLQKDELIRRQELLKEESNHRLLNDLQMTISLLSLQSRTSANPEAASQLAAAANRVSMIARIHRRLTSSKAARTIAFKKFLEDFCLDFSAMSSSDDSPAKISVEGSEIDLPATTAIPLGFIASELVTNAAKYGKGRIAVRLEPDPKHGYALSVANGGPALPEGFDPSASKGLGMKIIRSFTSQIGGELQISRGADGQGARFAVLFPALK encoded by the coding sequence ATGATCGACGAACGTTCGTCAGGCGGTTCCGACCTCCCTCCGGGCGTGATCTTTCGGACCCCCGATCAAGATCTGCCCGCTGCGGAGCTGACGGATTACCGGCTCAGAGAGCTTCAATTGCGAAAAACGCTTGCGAAGAGCGAGGCGCTGCTTCTTCAAAAGGACGAACTGATCCGCAGACAAGAACTATTGAAAGAGGAATCCAATCATCGGTTGTTGAACGATCTCCAGATGACCATCAGCCTTCTTTCACTGCAAAGTAGGACTTCAGCAAATCCGGAAGCGGCCTCACAATTGGCCGCGGCGGCCAATCGCGTTTCCATGATTGCGCGAATCCACCGTCGTCTTACTTCCTCCAAAGCTGCGCGAACAATAGCCTTCAAGAAATTCCTTGAAGACTTCTGTCTCGATTTCTCGGCGATGTCGTCCTCGGACGATTCACCGGCGAAGATCAGCGTCGAAGGCAGTGAAATCGATTTGCCGGCCACTACCGCCATTCCGCTCGGCTTCATCGCCAGCGAATTGGTCACGAACGCGGCAAAGTACGGCAAAGGCCGGATCGCTGTCAGGCTGGAGCCGGATCCGAAACATGGCTACGCGCTTTCGGTTGCCAACGGTGGCCCGGCGTTGCCCGAGGGGTTCGACCCCAGCGCAAGCAAAGGACTCGGCATGAAAATCATTCGATCCTTCACCAGCCAGATTGGCGGTGAGTTGCAGATCAGCCGTGGCGCCGACGGACAGGGCGCCCGGTTTGCCGTACTGTTTCCTGCGCTGAAGTGA
- a CDS encoding exopolysaccharide biosynthesis protein — protein sequence MIHSIAVGPDVEEERRPNLKLTLPADATAFVPASVLLQRLHDEAPKDHFTLGWLMSRMHKRSFGLIMLLLAVVAIAPGVSIVAGLLLMIPAFQMILGQDMPVFPRRIAARPLPTQHLAALVQRAVPTLKYLEKLIHPRWPTPFDATKRLVGAVVVLLNITLLFTPVPLSNVVPALVIALISLAYLEEDGLLLSIALLASVVVLAVELTAVWETILGAKWIFGLWYWLGHAQAPR from the coding sequence TTGATTCACTCCATTGCTGTCGGCCCTGACGTCGAGGAAGAGAGGAGACCCAACCTGAAGCTGACGCTCCCCGCCGACGCAACAGCGTTTGTCCCCGCCTCGGTCCTGCTGCAACGACTGCACGACGAGGCGCCGAAGGATCACTTTACCCTGGGCTGGCTGATGAGCCGCATGCACAAGCGCTCCTTCGGCCTCATCATGCTGCTGCTCGCTGTGGTCGCTATTGCCCCCGGCGTCTCGATCGTCGCGGGCCTGCTACTCATGATTCCCGCATTCCAGATGATCCTGGGCCAGGACATGCCGGTGTTCCCGCGCCGCATCGCCGCTCGTCCATTGCCGACGCAGCACCTTGCCGCGCTGGTGCAGCGGGCTGTGCCCACGCTGAAGTATCTTGAGAAACTCATTCATCCGCGCTGGCCGACCCCGTTCGATGCGACCAAGCGCCTCGTCGGCGCCGTCGTCGTGCTGCTGAACATCACCCTGCTCTTCACACCGGTCCCCCTGAGCAACGTCGTCCCCGCCCTCGTGATCGCGCTGATCTCGCTGGCTTATCTCGAGGAGGACGGGCTGCTGCTTTCGATAGCGCTACTGGCGAGCGTCGTTGTGCTGGCGGTGGAGCTGACGGCAGTCTGGGAGACCATCCTCGGCGCGAAATGGATCTTCGGCCTGTGGTACTGGCTCGGCCACGCGCAAGCGCCGCGATGA